A genomic stretch from Deltaproteobacteria bacterium includes:
- a CDS encoding adenosine-specific kinase — translation MELKVERLNIPEGANLILGQSHFIKTVEDLYEILVGAVPGIQFGLAFCESSGDCLIRFEGNDQELMEAATENARRLAAGHTFNVLLRNAFPINVLNAIKQCQEVCNIYCATANPVEVILAQTDQGRGILGVIDGLSPRGVEGPEGKSWRQEILRKLAYKK, via the coding sequence ATGGAACTTAAAGTTGAACGTCTGAATATCCCGGAGGGCGCCAATCTTATTCTGGGTCAGTCCCATTTTATTAAAACTGTTGAAGATCTCTATGAAATTTTGGTAGGCGCGGTCCCCGGCATCCAGTTCGGCCTGGCCTTTTGCGAATCCTCCGGCGATTGCCTGATCCGCTTCGAGGGCAATGACCAGGAGCTGATGGAAGCCGCTACCGAAAATGCCCGACGCCTGGCGGCTGGACACACCTTTAATGTGCTGCTGCGCAATGCCTTTCCGATTAATGTGCTGAACGCCATCAAGCAGTGCCAGGAAGTCTGTAACATTTATTGTGCCACCGCTAACCCGGTGGAAGTCATCCTGGCCCAGACCGATCAGGGCCGGGGCATTCTGGGGGTTATCGACGGGCTGTCGCCCCGGGGGGTCGAAGGTCCAGAAGGCAAAAGCTGGCGTCAGGAAATCTTACGCAAGCTAGCCTATAAAAAATGA
- a CDS encoding NDP-sugar synthase, whose protein sequence is MKAVILAAGLGTRLRPLSDRVPKPLFPILNRPLLALIIAQLQEAGFYQIGINIHHRAPEMRAFVEQHLPAGVQSHLSYEPEILGTGGGLKKLADFLGDQPFLVINCDIVTDLNLTEIYQAHQEQALATLGLHHCPRFNQVWRNAAGHIAGFGQPCPPEAVGPPLAFTGVQVVSPRLLERMPPGKVINIIDQYQEAIAAGGKIAAQVVEGHYWQDIGTPEAYLEVHRRLLAGEISGVARFFPPLTDPCLGEGVVLGDGVRTAGGVCIGPGVRIGARVSLKNTVIWADARIDADVNLSDCIVGQKAWVRHSAQGQCLL, encoded by the coding sequence ATGAAGGCAGTAATTCTGGCTGCCGGCCTGGGAACCCGCCTGCGGCCTCTCAGCGACCGGGTTCCCAAGCCCTTGTTTCCAATTCTCAACCGGCCGCTGTTAGCACTGATAATCGCGCAACTCCAGGAGGCCGGGTTTTATCAGATCGGCATCAATATCCATCACCGGGCTCCAGAGATGCGAGCCTTTGTGGAACAACACCTCCCGGCTGGAGTGCAATCGCATCTCAGCTATGAGCCAGAGATCTTGGGAACCGGCGGCGGCCTTAAAAAGCTGGCCGACTTTTTGGGAGACCAGCCGTTTCTGGTAATTAACTGCGACATTGTTACGGATCTAAATCTGACCGAAATTTATCAGGCGCACCAGGAGCAGGCCCTGGCCACTCTGGGGCTGCATCATTGCCCTCGCTTTAATCAAGTCTGGAGAAATGCTGCCGGCCATATTGCCGGTTTTGGCCAACCCTGCCCCCCAGAGGCAGTCGGACCGCCCTTGGCCTTTACCGGGGTGCAGGTAGTTTCGCCTCGACTGTTGGAGCGGATGCCGCCGGGCAAGGTCATCAACATCATCGATCAATACCAGGAAGCTATCGCTGCGGGTGGGAAAATCGCTGCCCAGGTGGTAGAGGGCCATTACTGGCAAGACATTGGCACTCCGGAGGCTTATCTGGAGGTCCATCGGCGACTGTTAGCCGGGGAAATCTCCGGCGTGGCCCGATTTTTTCCACCCCTTACTGACCCCTGCCTGGGGGAGGGGGTCGTTTTGGGAGACGGGGTCCGCACTGCCGGAGGCGTCTGTATCGGGCCCGGGGTTCGGATCGGAGCCAGAGTCAGTCTAAAAAATACCGTGATCTGGGCCGACGCCAGAATCGATGCGGATGTTAACCTGAGCGATTGCATTGTCGGCCAGAAAGCCTGGGTCCGGCACTCGGCCCAGGGACAATGTTTGCTTTAG
- a CDS encoding phosphotransferase, with translation MDKILITEQLQRAVAALGGQLLGLSPLSGDGSDRRFFRLHAEERPLVLLYQGQPPGAAVTENDSYFFIGRHLWHQGLPVPEIYHYCREEDWFLLEDLGDWNLQDEVQARPHSESILDWYRQALELLVRLQIKGYQGFNPAWCFDTPVYDDQLVRRRECHYFVQAFLQNFLGMAVAPGELEADFSQLLARALTPGEQYLLHRDFQSRNLMIKDGCLRLIDFQGSRLGPLPYDLAALLLDPYVALPPDWQDRLRQYYLEILKGYLPVKDQAFEEQFYYLALCRNLQILGAFGYLTRVKGKPQFAQYIPLALARLRERLNQSPGQVFSRLREVVEQAQEIITC, from the coding sequence ATGGACAAAATCCTCATTACCGAGCAACTACAGAGGGCGGTAGCCGCCCTGGGCGGACAGCTCCTGGGACTGTCGCCCCTTTCCGGGGACGGCTCAGACCGCCGGTTTTTTCGGCTCCACGCTGAGGAGCGGCCCCTGGTCTTGCTTTATCAGGGCCAACCACCAGGAGCAGCGGTAACCGAAAATGATTCCTATTTTTTTATCGGTCGCCATCTGTGGCATCAAGGCCTGCCGGTGCCGGAAATCTACCATTATTGTCGGGAAGAAGACTGGTTTTTACTTGAGGACCTGGGAGACTGGAACCTGCAAGACGAGGTTCAGGCCCGGCCCCACTCCGAATCAATTCTGGACTGGTACCGACAGGCCCTGGAACTGCTGGTTCGTTTACAGATCAAGGGCTACCAGGGCTTCAACCCGGCCTGGTGTTTTGATACCCCGGTTTACGACGACCAACTGGTGCGGAGACGGGAGTGCCATTATTTTGTCCAGGCGTTTTTGCAAAACTTCTTAGGCATGGCGGTTGCGCCGGGTGAGCTGGAGGCCGATTTTTCACAGCTATTGGCCCGGGCCCTGACCCCCGGTGAACAATATTTGTTACACCGTGATTTCCAGTCCCGTAATCTGATGATTAAAGATGGCTGTTTGCGCCTGATCGATTTTCAGGGCAGTCGGTTGGGACCTTTGCCTTACGATCTGGCTGCCCTCCTCCTCGACCCCTATGTCGCCCTGCCCCCGGACTGGCAAGACCGGCTCCGGCAATATTATCTGGAAATTTTGAAAGGCTATCTTCCGGTCAAAGACCAGGCCTTTGAAGAACAGTTCTATTATCTGGCGCTGTGCCGTAATTTGCAGATTTTGGGAGCCTTTGGCTATCTCACCCGGGTCAAAGGCAAGCCCCAATTTGCCCAATATATCCCCTTGGCCCTGGCTCGCCTCCGGGAGCGGTTGAACCAGTCTCCCGGTCAGGTCTTCTCCCGCCTGCGGGAAGTGGTGGAACAGGCGCAGGAGATTATAACTTGCTAA